The Anomaloglossus baeobatrachus isolate aAnoBae1 chromosome 4, aAnoBae1.hap1, whole genome shotgun sequence genome contains the following window.
gtgcaatgaatctacactcactctccccgggtccacagcagcagagtccatgtcgtaatggttgctaccaaagctgcaatgccctgctcatgaggtaagggcatgcctaatcaggagaactactgtagaggaagctctgctcactggtatataggtgctcagaggtaataatagataaaattagtgagtaacctcggcactctaaatctcccagactaagtcagtaagtcacaacggatagtaatgcaaaatcactctttattggtctgtattaagaaaaaaaaaattttcataagcacatatgtttttgtccaaaacaagttacaaatgacgtttcggcctgagccttcgtcagattggacttatctgcatgtaatcatgaaaaatgacaataatcagtatcacataagagtgagagaacaataacataaactcgaacaatgtagaggtacaattgggatgcagcaaaaaaaattgcaacacagcaagaaatgaaacacatgatacaaatctcATAATACatcacaaggacaatatagtaatgacaaataaggggtcagagtaggcttagacagctctggtacaaaagagatgtcaatcataaagtaacatgtgcagtaggtgtagagctacactatgcatggcagagctaatgggtagaccgaccatagaaaaagaacggagaaaaagtggagaagaagtggagaagaagtggagaagaagtggagaaaaagtggagaaaaagtggagaaaaagtggagaaaaagtggagaaaaagtggagaagaagtggagaagtggagaaaaagtggagaagaagtggagaaaaaaatggagaaaaaatggagaaaaagtggagaaaaagtggagaaaaagtggagaaaaaatggagaaaaagtggagaaaaaatggacaaaaagtggagaaaaaatggagaaaaagtggagaaaaagtggagaaaaaaatggagaaaagtagagaaaaagtggagaaaaagtggagaaaaaaatggagaaaaagtggagaaaaagtggagaaaaaatggagaaaaagtggagaaaaagtggagaaaaagtggagaaaaaatggagaaaaaatggagaaaaagtggagaaaaagtggagaaaaaatggagaaaaagtgaagaaaaagtggagaaaaagtggagaaaaagtggagaaaaatggagaaaaagtggagaaaaagtggagaaaaaatggagaaaaagtggagaaaaagtggagaagtggagaaaaagtggagaaaaagtggagaaaaaaatggagaaaaagtggagaaaaaatggagaaaaagtggagaaaaatggagaaaaagtggagaaaaaatggagaaaaaaatggagaaaaagtggagaaaaagtggagaaaaagtggagaagaagtggagaagtggagaagaagtggagaagaagtgtttttcatgccagatgggaggtaaataattttttaccggcgctgtcatttactgtaacgtgatcatcggtgtaaggtgtataccagtgatcacgtgagcggggaccggaaaaaccgtcctgaatcatgatctccagggtctcagctagccctgaaaccccggagattttctgacgccggggggcgttattcacttatttctgcctgctgtttataaacggcagatcagaaaaaggctacattaacacgaccgatccatttttgcggtctgcaaaaaacagtccgttttctttcacgggtgcatccgtgtggcatccgtttctgttccgtagacggtccgtaagtcatctgtttgtcatccgtgtgccttccgttttttttgtgtactgcaaaaaaactgaaggagggtaaatgcataaatttacccaggatccatagcttcatcctacatgaggcggtcacatgttcactctagtgccattttctactgcttttcacagcgtagagcgctctggtgattttcttgtgcttgtgcacttcatatcagtcttttctgtcattataatggcagaaagacacataatgtcccactctcctgcattttataattttgcaccctttggtgcctttcatgtggcactaaggggtgcttagcgttgtatttagccaaaaaaatgaaaaaaaaatgacgtagggttccccctatttttgtagccagctggggtaaagcagatgcctgcagcctgcagaccacagctggcaacctcaccttggctggtaatccaaaactgagggcaccccacgctgttattttaaattaaataaataattaaaaaaaaacacgtagggggtccccccaaaattggatcaccagccaaggtaaagcagacagctgtggtctgatattctcagactagggaggtccatggttattggactcaccccagcctaaaaatagcaggccgcagccgcctcagaagtggcgcatccattacatgtgccaatcctggtgcttagccccagctcatcccgcgccctggtgcggtggcaaacggggtaatatatggggttaataccagatgtgtaatgtcacctggcaccaagccctggggttggtgaggtcaggcgtctatcagatacccgacatcaccaacccagtcagtaataaaaaaaaaatagacaacaaacacattttttttttaaaaaatactccccaaaacattccctctttaaccaatttattagaaagaaaaacaaatccaggtctggtgtaatccaaggggttgccatgacgatccacactgtcccagtcaatgaagagcaggatgttccccattggctgggagagcagtgcagtgacctgagctaacatcaatgggtcagcccaggtcactgcaggggatgacaagtgctgctgtcagagaggtacattacctgcgctgatctcctgcactgccgacagcacctgtcactgagttcaatgaccgccgccttcacagccaagtatcgcgagaggcccgtgacgtcaccgctagtcagtctcgggtcggaagcgagagaaggtgatgtgacaagcggcggccatggaggacagtgacagcgctgaggtcgggacttcatcaccgcaggtaagctgagcgggaccatgtgtgcagagtgacaggaggacgtcagtgtcatggactgcatggctggggacgtgtgtgtgtgtgtgtgtgtgtgtatgtatgtgtacatgccgcgtgcaggagggggcggagtgagctgagcggggaagtgtgggcttcctgcacgtaactaggataaacatcgggttactaaccaaagcgctttgcttggatacccgatgtttatcttggttaccagcttctggcaggctgtaaaaagccctgctttttgctgctagaaccgttctcaaacgtatctagaactatcgagctttagcaaaaagctcgagttctagttcgatctcgaacagcccccaaaatcactcgagcctagaactggagaaccttgaaccgcgaaccgcgctcaactctactacttaGCTTAAATGTTTGATCCCTCTGGTAACTTGGCCTCTTGGTGTCCTCAGCTCACACGGTCAACCTCTTTAGTAAATCGGCCTCATGGCCTCTTCAGCTCACATGTTTCTCCGTATCCCTTTTACTGCTCACACGGTCATCCATTTTACCTCATCACCTGCACTGTTGTCCCTTTTGTTAATTGAGCTTCTCTGATATTCCAAGAAGAATGAATGGAATGCCAGGACACATGATTAACCACTGTTCCAGTCACACAAAGATGTCCAGAGCACCAGTTGTCAGGATCTGGGTCCCAGATATCAGTTCAAGAGATAAGAAAGTTATCCCCCATCACATGAATAGAGGATAACTTCCAAGCTTGAAAATCACCCTTTATTCATAGTATCTCAGCAGTGGTCACATTCCTTTTTGCATTTTGAATTTACTTTGGAGAGGAAATTATTTTTGCAAGTTTTTAACTCGTGATGCAGAATTTAGTTTTGTATATAGTTGTCAATTTGAAACACACCTATGTCAGACTGAAATGCCGAGAAGCGAAGCTCATTCATGGACGTCTTTTAGTTACTGCAACACTTTCTTTTTCACCGCAAAATATTAATTATTCAATAATTAAACATTGtttagagaaaaatggagaaacccTGATAAGGATTATGGTATCTTTGGGAAAATTCGGCTATACATAgagcttaggcccgtttcacacgtcagtgaaaaacacagacatttttcactggcgtgtaaaacacgcacatgtccctgcgtgtgccgtgaatctcggcacacgtgggttgtctaagtgcaatccgggctccgttctccgtggtgctgaatcctcccgcggtgcagtatccggccggcggtgacccctgcagcagctgcttccgggtcggctgtatcgcgcataatgaatatgcgcgacagtaatcagccggcttagaagcagcagagaggacgggctgcagagagagCGCCTGAagtcgggtgagttaaaatgtttattattttaaatgcacgtttttttctggcacgtgtttcacagatcacaccactgcgtggtccgtggaacatcagtgatgccagaaaaaaattgacatgtctccgtgcagcaatcacgcacatgcgggtacgccgcacggagacacgtgcagtgaaaaatcactgacgtgtgagcagacccattcattataatgggtctgcgtatgtcagtgattctggtacgtttaaaaaaaagcacaaacgtaccagaatcactgacgtgtgaaaggggccttatacataTGAACACATATAGCATActtttaaaggggatctgtcaccaggtctttgctacctaatctgagagcatcataatgtagagacagagatcctgattccatcaatgtgtcacttactggactgattagtgaaatttaaaaaaataaaaagacagttgtatcagcaagagattatcactagtgAACCTGCAGCCATGTAGTCCAACCATGCTCCCAGCACTGAATGGCAACTTTCtgtctacacacagtgtacagagaaagctgccaatcttggtgtgggcagggttatacagagctcaggattGAGAAGAACTGGTAAATCTGCTGAAGATAAAACtgtttttaatcaaaactgcagcaagcagcccagtaagtgatacatcactggaatcagggtctctgactctACATCATGCTATTCTCAGATGGGGTAGGAAATACTtggtaacagattccttttaatgacaACCCATAACCCATTACAGTGGCAGGAACATTTATCAAACCTTTTCTGGATGCTTAGTGGGAAGAACTACTTATAAGGCTGAGGGGAGACATTCAAGAAGGACAATATGAGAAAATGCCTTTCACAATGAGAAAATGTCTTTAAATTCTTGACTTTTGAAACATTTTAATGATAAAGCtacatatatatttaaagggaatctgtcggcagatttttgctacctcatctgagagcaggataatgtaggcAAACATAtcctgaatccaataatgtatcacttagattgctgggtgcagctgttctgacacaatcaaaagaTTTTTTGATTTAACCTTCTAGCAGAGTGTACCgcaccgcgctcggccgcagctgagccgctcgggtcaGGGCtcgttcagtgggtggctcgagtgcctccggcacccgggggtcacgtcgctctgaagggaagctggcgctacgtgaaggagggggatcttcggtggggaggttcacggcgggGGCCGTGGTAtttagggatttaagtttgtgacgccacccacgggttgtggtgagtgtggacacccccgctgccgttaactaggctcccggggatggtgttgtgcagcctggtgttgacccctccgtgggcagggggtaatGGTCCCTGGGCCCGGtagttgtgaggtgcgggcgtgttagtgcagtgcggtgcgcggcccgagggcactgttgtactcactatgacagatacactggagtctctggtaaaccaaaaggatggtggtcggtgcccgcaaccggctgcgcttggtcccccacccgatttggtggttcccgcctttctcctgcacctcattttgtagattttgactgcctacgcttcagcgacggtagtccgctccccggctgtgtgtgtgtcggggaacccttttgcccgcagtcgctggcccatgggatctctctgcctgtgcggtggctttctatcccccttggtgggctgttgccgtctttcgggccttgcgacaggaaaggacctaaggtccagacctcaatcagtaaattcgatgtagtccagtggcttctggacctcgttctgggtctgagtacccctcctggtgctccggtttccagttggttccccggttcgctaccagcgggccactaccctgtcccggtcccttacggttccaccagccgtcttcccggctcctgtaggcggcaaccaccgtctgccacctggccacagggtatccgggctacgacgcaGATCCTTGACAGATGCGCTCTCCTTTTTAACTCCtctactctcctctccctcctaacgGGGTCTCTCCTCAACAACGCTCTGTTTttaccgcctcaggctatccgaactcctcggtgagcgtggcctaccacctggcttcgccccctggtgtgaacgtcaagacctgagaggggtgactgagGGTTTGtaagttggctgctgttaccttgttaggggatgggtgtttgtgcaagggcctacctgtgactacctggctagtccagggcgtcacacagagctGAGTGATCGTCCATGCCCACACCATGCTCTCAATACAGACTGTACATTGACATAGAGGTGTTAATCAGAAAAGGTGGTGTGTTGGACGGTTATGCATGTGGTATTGTAGTCCGaataatgataagtcctgctgcttaaacaaacatagcaaataaaaagTAGATCGGACCTTCACAAAACAGGCATCCCTGATATGTGTTTTTTAAactttgcagcatgctgtcttcagattacgtaGCAAAATTGTGCTGACAGATTGCCATTAATGCacaatccaataaaacatttcTCTAGCTTGTGTATAATAAACATTTATTCATTCTTCTTTGATGACATTTTACTATAATTGATGTTAGAGCAGATTTAATGTCTTTATTTCTCGAACTATAAATTATTGGATTTAACATGGGTAATACCACAGTATAAAAGATGGTGGCAATATGCATATTGTCTGTAGAAGACAGATTTAGGACTGACATATACAGAGAGTATTGTGCCATAAAATAATATCACTGCTGTGATATGGGAGGAACAAGTAGAAAAGGCTTTCTGTCTTCCACCCGCTGCTGTCATTTTTAGAACGATGATAAAAATTGAGCTATAAGACACGAGAATGAATAGAATACAAGGTAGAATGATAGAAGATGAGCAAATGAAAATAATCATTTCATTAATTGTAGTGTCTGAACAGGCTATCTTTAATAATGGAGGGAAATCACACACAAAATGATGGAGGACATTAGATTCACAGAAAGAAAGACGAAAAGTCCAACAAATCTCTATTAGAGAATGCAGAAAACCAGGGATATAAGCCATAAGCACAAGCCTCAAACATGTATGGGGCTGCATTATCAAGTTATAGTTTAGTGGGTGACAAATCGCCATGTAACGATCATAAGCCATAACGGCAAAAAGGATACATTCAGTACTCCCGAGAAAACAGTAGAAGAAAAGCTGTGTGGCGCAGCCAACGTAGGATATAGCCCTGTCATCAAAAATTAGACTAACAAGAATTTTTGGAATAATATTAGAGGAGTACACAACATCTATAAGAGACAGATTACTTATGAAGAAGTACATTGGAATATGAAACTTGACATTATGAGATACAAGAAATAATATTCCTCCATTTCCCAAAACAGAGGTTAGATAAACAAAAAACAATGAAAGGCTGAAAAAGATTCTTAGCTCGAATCTTTCCGAGAAGCCGGTGAGAATAAACTCATTGATAGAGGAATAATTGCTTGCTTCTGATAATCATACCTGAATCAGGAAACAGATCATTAAACAATTAGGTCCCTTTTACGCTACATACCGTTGATCTATTTTCCTACATGTCTATATTgatgaaaacagaaaaaaaatgtacaaaaaagctGAATTTCTGAAAGTGATGTTCAAGTAACCTTAATTGGAaaaaaatgtttgggaaaaaaactAAAGGAACCTGATATTATTTATATGATGCCATATCTGAGACAAAGCTGATCAGTACTTCTGCTAACTgtctataaggcccccttcacacgtgcaTGTAAATCACGTACGTGTTATGAGTACCGTATTTCATGTCCGTGTTGCGTTTTAAACGTCCGTTTTCTGGCTCCGTGTGTGATGCATGTGTCATCCGTATGTCCATATGAGATGTGCATGTGTCCGTGTTTGTAGTCCGTATGTAATCCATATTCCATCCGTATGCCATCCGTATGCCATCCGTTTTGCTAGTACGTGTAGCTGGAAAAAGTCATGTAATGAATGGGATAATATGTTGCTGGTGTATTCAATTCACTCACCCTCACTGTGTCCTGCAAGATAAATGCGATTTTCTAGGGACCTTTTCTAATCACATGCACCTGTTCCAAAATGATACAATCATTGCCATATTTGCAAAAAAACGGACACGGAACAgaaggagatgcatccgtgtcacgtacatgtgctcacggacccattgagtttaatgggtgcgtgtgtgcgtgttccgttagaaaaacggacatgcttctgtgTTTAACGCCCACACAAATGTATCACGCACACAGACACATGCTCCGTATGGAAAAACGAACGTGTAACTGagtacattgattaacattggagtacgtgtgcccgtgtctccggtacgtgcaggaacgcacctaacacgtaccggaggcatgtgcgtgtgaagggagtcttaaggctactttacacactgtgataacggtcccgatatcgctagtgtgggtacccgcccccatctgttgcgcgacacgggcatatcgctgcccgtgccgcacaacatcgcccagagccgtcacacatacttacctgtccggcgacgtcgctgtgaccggcgaaccgcctcctttctaagggggcggtccgtgcggcgtcacagcgacgtcactgaaacgtcactgaaccgccgcccaatagcagcggaggggcggagatgagcgggacgtaacatcccgcccacctccttccttcctcatagcggccgggaggctggtagggagagcttcctcgctcctgcggcgtcacacgcagcgatgtgtgctgccgcaggaacgaggaacaacctcgttactgctgcagtaacgataattgagaatggacccccgtgtcgctgattagcgattttgcacggttttgcaacgatgcaaaatcgcttatcggtgtcacacgcaacggcatcgctaatgcggccggatgtgcgtcacaaaatccgtgaccccaacgactccgcattagcgatgtcgcagcgtgtaaagccagctttaaagGTATGATATCTTCTGATTTGTAAATCTCTTTGTAAAAATACTAATACTTCATTTATCCATTTGGAATCTGATAGAACAATTGTTTTCCTACCTGACTCCATTTAAGTTCAGTGTTTATCATGATGCTCCAGGGTTCTTGGTTTGAAAGACTTTGGGAGCATCATATGTTGTAGGACTGTGGGGGAAACAAATAGTGtgagggggactgtgggggcattattGTGTGTGGGAGAAGTACTATGGTAGGCATCCTTTTGTGTAGGTAGGCTGTATAAGGTTCACTTTTGTggaggggcatcatattgtgttggTCAATGACTTGTAGATCATTATACTGTGTGAGTGGTCAGTGTGGGCATCATACATTGTATAAGAGTATCATAATGTATGTGGAGGAATATACATTGCGCCATTTGTGGGCCAGTACCATGGAAGATACTGTCTAAATGTACTACATGTGCGGTTTCATAATGTTAGTtgcagctgtggggacatcatactatgtgtgtggggctgtggggacatcatactatgtgtgtggggctgtggggacatcatactatatgtGTGGGACTGTGTGAGGAGTAGTGTACTGTAAGTACATTATACTGCGGTGGAGGAATATACTGCCAGatggcatcataatgtgtgtggtaAAATTTTCCGTGGAAAGCATCATAGtgtatgtgggggaatgtactgggtAGGCATAATAATGGGAATGGCGGCAGGCACAACCGGGAGCATCATGCTATGTacttgtgacaccctgggcaagccaggggtcacaggtcatgacaccacacacaccccacattccctgcaggaacaccaaggtcaaacacaaacccttgttgccttccacaggggctgatgtccacaccagggggtggagccaggcggttggtctccacccaccaaggagttcacagtcctggaggagggaaacacaggcagataagctagggaggtggaagtgagaggagcaaagtgagaggagtaaacagtggcagcagagaaaagtgacagtgaagcctgaagttggtccgggtgtgtgccccggactgagacagcaaggttggcagacggcggtgaccatctgcaggagaggctgatcggaggttgccgaaaggaccgtggacgggtggtggcccggcggtaccggagcggtatacaaagagaagccagcaccagtggcaggggcctttcggatcccggcaaggctaggagtcgccgtaatttgccaaatccgtcagtgaaggggacctccgggtctcccaacagcaaagtcccgattgaaggcaacagtccgaccgtgaaggggagacaccgccaccgccagggcaccagtttcccagggccagcgcctgcgggcaaaagtggggctcctccggctcatatccaagccggggagtggggtaaccggtgagaatccatcgctaccaacaaccgtatctaggtgcagggaagagacagttaccgctaactgcagggaacatcagcaccgcagccgtccgagggacccgtccaaccagccgtttgtttaccgtgaactgtgtcatcatccttgggctgagtgagtacctccgtgccgtgcggcacagcgctgcccctgcgtccctgcacctcaacaggccccaaaacccgcctgcaccaaccatcctacccccatcaccgggccctgggataaaaaaaacccctacccacgggaggggaggaataacaagcggtggtgtccacatacaatcaccacaaccgtgggtggcgtcacggacaataaatccccaacaccaatccccttttcactcacgggcgaggagcgccgctcgagtccccgagatccggcctatcgctcgagccaccgagcagcagtagcagcagccgaacccgagcagtgggagagcgcagcgttgacaccctcctccccgcctgcgacatactCACAAACAAATAAAAGAGGTgccaaaagtatttttttttcagtGCTTCTTGTTATTAaatattaaaggcaatctgtcaccactttcacttttttaaactgttaatatgggctggCAATAGTCTTACCTGTATGCTTGATAGCAGACCCCTTGTTATtgaaatattaccttttatcacaTTATGCtaatgaggtcttccaggctatggggcggatgctgcatgGAAGATAGCCCTGCTTCTGCATTTCATTATCATAGTTTTAGCCATCTATTATTGTTACAGTTTGCCTGTACAGCGATGTCATAGTTAAATAAAATCCAGAAATCTTGCCACACAGCTAGCATTAAAAAATCAGAATGTAACAGGCTACTGTCGCAACTTTAAGTGCACTCGTCGCAGGCAGACTGTGACAATAATAGGTAGCAAAAACTATGCTAATGAAGTCCAGAGGGCTATCTTCCTGGCAGCATCAATCCCATAGCCTGGAAGGACtcattaaccctccgtcacatacaataggcctgacaggcacatctcttttactttcatttctccttcctcaccagattgtgaggaaatctctCCCTCCAGGTAATCTCCTGTCTCTAGcctctctgtgaaacctcataccacagttggattgcagagcttcaggaggacagatataactgcgccaatctctcaggctcattgtatgtgaacagtacacgtcacactcaataaggttggtattttatgtttttattcatcacatgctctgcaagtgtaatttttctggggaaacttcaggatctaattctgattgaatgtgtttaatagtacttaaggtaccttaaaattaagtttgttttcataaattttctttgtagagttttttgacagagtcgaactggggactatttggcggcagttttgaaatgtttgtatttcagagttattagttttatgttaagtaaatggggtttttttgcacctgattatgtgtagtctcttttattacatccctatgaaggtcactgatcacttttagagcactgaaattgcaaacattagatattataggtatttttctagcctgcgcctgacagtcacattgtatgtgaactcgttagaaccgatattgtatgtgacggagggttaacataaacaataaaagatgatatttcaacaacaaggcatctgatatgagacagacaGGTAGGACTATTGTCGGAatcctataacctgtatgcccatattaatagtttaaaaTGGTCAAagtggagacagattccctttaaaaatatatataaaaaatacaaaatgCTATCACCACTCTCCCCATGGTGTAGCAAATCAATAAAGATGAGGTTTGGACAAAGCAGAAACTCCATTCCGGTTAGATCAAGCAGAGATGCTGCATTACGGACAGAATGTCCCCACCTGTGGCGATGCTTCTGGGGTTTCCCAATTTCTCAAGCACTCGCGGACACAGcggagcatttcagagaaaaatatatctTGATGCACTAATGCAGCCTGTCTGAGGTTCATGCTGCTTGTGGCTTGGGAGTAATAAATCACATGGTaggaggttccctttaatgcaataAAGCTGTTCTTATTAGTACTGTATCTGGATTTCAGTAACGTGAAACATAACGGTTACACATTCTACATAACGGTCTGATCTTTGTTATTAATGCATTAATAATATTCCTGGTACAAATAACATATTCTTATTTTGCACAAGAGAACAA
Protein-coding sequences here:
- the LOC142302532 gene encoding LOW QUALITY PROTEIN: olfactory receptor 5B21-like (The sequence of the model RefSeq protein was modified relative to this genomic sequence to represent the inferred CDS: inserted 2 bases in 1 codon), whose protein sequence is MGNNSDLDFEPCVSGEPFLITQPEVNDSEQDLGFSKANAEFLASRLQGWHLLIPEASNYSSINEFILTGFSERFELRIFFSLSLFFVYLTSVLGNGGILFLVSHNVKFHIPMYFFISNLSLIDVVYSSNIIPKILVSLIFDDRAISYVGCATQLFFYCFLGSTECILFAVMAYDRYMAICHPLNYNLIMQPHTCLRLVLMAYIPGFLHSLIEICWTFRLSFCESNVLHHFVCDFPPLLKIACSDTTINEMIIFICSSSIILPCILFILVSYSSIFIIVLKMTAAGGRQKAFSTCSSHITAVILFYGTILSVYVSPKSXSSTDNMHIATIFYTVVLPMLNPIIYSSRNKDIKSALTSIIVKCHQRRMNKCLLYTS